The segment TCCAGTGGCAGGCTTTCGAAGAATGCCTTCATGACGAGGAGGTTGAAGACGCTGATGGCGTTCGGCAGGGCGATCGCCCACACCGAGTTTTTCAGGCCCAGGCTGGTGACCAGGACGTAGTTGGGGATCAGGCCGCCATTGAAGAACATGGTGAAGACCGCGATGGAGACCAGGAACGTCCGGCCCTTGATGTGCTTCTTGGACAGGACGTATGCGTAGGTGGTGGTCAGGATCAGCGCGACACCCGTGGCTACGACGGTGTAGAAGACGGTGTTGCGGTAGTTCCTCCAGAACATCGCGTCCGATGTCACGTGTTCGTACGCCTCGAGGTTGAACCCCTTCGGGAGGAGGTTCACCTGCCCGCTGATGATGTACGTCTGGTCGCTCATCGAGCGGGCCACGATGTTGATGAACGGGTAGAGCGTCACCACCACCACGCCGGTGAGGATGATGGCGTTGACGACCTGGAACGCGCGGTAACCCTTGCTGGGCCGGATGCCCGGCTTGCGCCGTCTCGGCCGCTTGAGCGCATCGACGGTCACCACAGGCTCGTCCCCACTGTGCGACGGGAGATGAAGTTCGCCGACAGCACGAGCGTCAGCCCGATGATGGATTCGAAAAGCCCGATCGCGGCGGCGTAGCTGAGGTTGCCGGAGACGATGCCGACCCGGTACACGTACGTGGAGATGACGTCCGCGGTCTCGTACGTCAGCGGGTTGTAGATCAGCAGGATCTTCTCGAAGCCGACCGCCATGAACGTGCCGATGTTGAGGATCAGCAGCGTCACCATGGTCGGCCGGATGCCGGGCAGCGTCACGTGCCAGGTCTGGCGCCACCGGTTCGCGCCGTCGATCCGCGCCGCCTCGTACAGGTCCTGGTCGATGGTGGTGAGCGCGGCGAGGTAGAGGATCGTGCCCCAGCCGACGGTCTGCCACAGCTCCGAGGAGACGTAGATGGTGCGGAACCACTCGGGCTTCTGGAGGAACGCGGTGGGTTCGCCGCCGAGCGCGCTCACGAGCTGGTTGACCACGCCGTCGACGGACAGCATCTGCATGAGCATGCCGGCGACGATCACGATGGAGAGGAAGTGCGGCAGGTACGACACCGACTGGACGAACCGCTTGAGGTAGCGGGTGCGCACCTCGTTGAGCAGGAGCGCCAGCACGATCGGCAGCGGGAAGCAGACGAGCAGCGTCAAGCCGCCCAGGACCAGCGTGTTGGTGAAGACGTTCCAGAACGTGGGGTCGCCGAGGAACATCTTCACGTAGCGGAGGCCGACCCAGTACTCGCCGAAAATGCCGCCACCAGGCCGGAACCGCCGGAACGCGATGACGTTTCCGAGCATCGGCAGGTACCTGAAGATCACGAAGAAGAGCAGCGGGAGGATCGCCAGCGAGTACAGCTGCCAGTCCCGGCGCAACGCCCGCCGCCAGCTACGGCGCCCCTTGCGGACCTTGCGGGCCACGGGTGGGAGCGGCGGCTCCGCCATTGTCGTCGGTGGTGGATCCAAGATCTTGGGTGTGCTCATGCGGTGCCTTCCCTCGCGCCGTACCCCTCCTGACCGGCCTGCCGCGGCACCGGCGCGGCGCGGTCGACCCGCGCCTGGGCCTGGAAGCGGCGCTCGTGGCCGATCTCGCGTTCGGCGCCGGTCAGGCGCAGGGACAGCGCGGCCGCCACGTCGCCGGCGGACCGGCCGAAGCGGAGCTCGACGTCACCCGGCTCGACGACGCGCCGGCCGTGCACGCCGGTGAAGGCGGTGACGTCGGCCGGTACGGTGAAGGTCACGCGCGCGGTCTCTCCCGGCTCCAGCGCCACCCGCGTGTACCCGACGAGGCGGACCACCGGCCGGGTGACCTGGGACACGAGGTGGTGCAGGTAGAGCTGGACGACCTCGGTGCCGGCCCGCTCGCCGGTGTTGCGGACCGTCATCCGCACCGTCGCGTCGCCGTCGACCGGCCACTCGGGCTCGCCCGCCGCGTCGTACCACTCGAAGGACGTGTAGCTGAGCCCGTGCCCGAACGGGTACGCCGGCGTGGTGTCCACTGAGGACACCTGGGTGCGGCGGCCGAGCGGCGGCGCCAGGTACGTCGTGGGCACGCCGCCCGCGTCGCGGAGGATGCTGACCGGCAGGCGGCCGGACGGGTTCACCGCGCCGGTGAGCACCTCGGCGAGCGCCTCCCCGCCGAGCTGGCCGGGGAAGAACGCCTGCACGACGCCTGCCGCCGCGTCGAACTCCGCGCCGAGCGCGTACGGCCGGCCGGAGAGCAGCACAAGGACGACGGGCGTGCCGGTGGCCAGCACGGCGCGTACCAGATCGGCCTGGACGCCCGGAAGGTGCAGGTCGACGGCGTCGCAGCCCTCACCCGACGTGCCGCGCCCGAAGAGGCCGGCCCGGTCGCCCACCGCCACCACGCAGACGTCGCTCTCCGCGGCGGCGGCCGCGGCGGCGGCGATGCCCGAGGTGTCGTCGCCGGTGATCTCACAGCCCGGCTGGTACGCCAGGTGCGGGACCAGGCGGCCGAGGGCCTCACGCAGCGTGCTGATCTCCACGCCGACCTCGTGGTCCGGGTGCTTGACGCCGACGTGGGTCGGAAACGCGTAGCAGCCGAGCACGGCCAGCGGGTCGTCCGCGACCGGACCGATCAGCGCCACCCGCGCGCTGGGCGCGATCGGCAGGACGCCGCCGTCGTTGCGCACCAGGACGATCGACTGGCGGGCCAGGCGCAGGGCGATGTCCCGGCTCGTCTCGTCGTCGAAGCGCAGCTCGTCGACGCCGTCCGGCAGCGGCTGCCAGTCTTCGTCGAGAAGGCCCAGCTCGGCCTTCTGCGCGAGCACCCGGCGCACGGCGCGGTCGACCAGCGCCTCGTCGACGGCACCCGCGCGCACCGCTTCGACAAGCGCCGGACCGAAGGCGTCCACGGTGGGCAGCTCGACGTCGATCCCGGCGCGCAGGGCGAGGGCGGCGGCCTGCACGGCGTCGCCGGCGACCGCGTGCAGGGTCTGCAGGAACCGCACCGCGAAGTAGTCCGAGACGACCGTGCCGGTGAAGCCCCACTCGTCGCGGAGCAGGCCGGTCAGCAGCGCCTCGTCGGCGGCCACGGGGAGTCCGTCGATCTCGGCGTACGAGTTCATCACCGAGCGGGCGCCGCCGAGCCGCAGCGCCATCTCGAACGGCGGCAGGATCATGTCGGCCAGCTCGCGCCGTCCCATGGCCACCGGACCGTGGTTGCGGCCGCCGCGAGACGCCGAGTAGCCGGCGAAGTGCTTGAGCGTGGCGACGATGCCGGCACGCTCCAGGCCGCGCACGTACGCCGCGCCGACGGTGCCGACCAGGTACGGATCCTCGCCGATCGTCTCCTCGGTGCGGCCCCACCGGTAGTCGCGGGTGACGTCGACGACCGGTGCCAGCCCTTGGTGCACGCCGGCGGCGCGCATCGAGTGGGCGATCTTTCCCGCCATCTCCTCGACAAGCTCCGGGTCGAACGCGGCGCCCCAGCACAGCGGCGTCGGGAAGGCGGTCGCGCGCCAGGTGGCGAAGCCGGTCAGGCACTCCTCGTGTACCTGCGCGGGGATGCCGAAACGGTTGGTGGCCACGATCTCCGCCTGCGAGACGGCCAGCGAGCGGGCGCCCAGGACCGGGTCGACCGGCGCGGTGCCGAACGGGCGCGTGAGCTGCCCCAGCCCGTGCTGGATGACCTCGCTCCAGGGTGCGCCGTCCATCATGTCGGCCTGGTGCGGCGCGACACCGCCGCCGTCGGCGTCGGCACCCACCCAGATGCCCACGAGTTGGGCGAGCTTTTCCTCCAGCGTCATCAGCGGCAGGAGAGCGTCGGCGCGCTCGGCGGGCGGCAGCTTCGGGTCGCGCCAGCGCGCGTCCGCGGGCGCGAAATCCGTGCCGACCGGTACCTGACCTGCCATGCCACCCCTTCGATGGACGGGGGCGTATGTCGCCGCACCGAGCGGAGTCGCCTGCCGAAAGTTTCCGCAACAACTCCGTTACATCTGGCGGCAACTTAGGCGTCGCTGCCGATCGATGTCAAGAGTCTCGATTGCAATGGTCAACTTGGTGTATGGTCCTGTGGGTCATGCCTGGGCGCGGCTGCCCCTGGCCCTGGCGAGGCTGGCCAAGGTCGGGTCGTCTGTGGCAGAGTCTGCCGAAACTTCCGAGTAGGCTGCGTGAGTTTTCGATGACGGTTCCCCCTCCGGTCGCGAAGCCCGGATCCGCCACCATCGCGACCATCGCCGACGAGGTCGGCGTCTCCGTCACGACCGTGTCGAAGGTCCTCAACGGGCGCACGGACGTCGCGCCCGAGACCCGCGCACGCGTCGAGGAGAGCCTGGAGCGGCACCGCTACCGGCGCCGTGCCAGCCGCCAGGCGGCCACGTCACAGCAGATCGACCTCGTCTTCCACGAGTTCGACACCGCCTGGGCCATAGAGATCATCAAGGGCGTGGAGGCGGTGACCGCCGGCGCCAAGGTCGACATCGTGTTGTCCCAGCTCGGTGGCGCGCACAGCCCGTCGCAGCAGTGGCTCGACACCGTGTACGGGCGGCGCCCGCTCGGCGTGCTCCTGGTGCTCTGCCACCTCGCGCCCGCGCAGCAGCGCCAGCTCCAGCGGCAGCGGATCCCGTTCGTGGTCGTCGACACCGACAGCGCGACGTCGGCGATGGTGCCCACCGTCGGCTCCAACAACTGGAACGGCGGCCTCCTCGCCGCCCGCCACCTTCTGGAGCTGGGACACCGGCGGATCGCAGTGATCTCCGGCCCGGAGGACGTGCTGTGCAGCCGGGCCCGGGTGGCCGGCTTCCGTTCGGCGCACGACGAAGCGGGCGTACAGGTCGATCCCGAGCTGGTGCGTTTCGGCAACTTCGCCGCGTACAGCGGCAACGACCACGGCTTGGAGCTGCTCCGGCGCCCCGACCGCCCGACGGCGATCTTCGCCGGCTCCGACATCCAGGCGATGGGCGTCATGCGGGCGGCCCGGCAGCTCGGCCTCGACGTCCCGCGTGACCTCTCGGTCGTGGGTTACGACAACCTGCCCATGGCCACGTGGATCGGACCGGCGCTCACCACCGTCAACCAGCCGCTGCGCGACATGGCCGGCACCGCCACCCGCATGCTGCTCGACCTTGCCCGCGGCGAGGAGCTGGCCACCAGCCGGATCGACCTGGTGACCGAGCTGATCGTCCGCGAGAGCACCGCCCCGTGGCGGCCGGGATCCGGTCCGGCAAGCTCCTCTTCCGGCAAGGCCGTGGTGGAACGGACCGACTGATGGCGCTCTTCGACCTTCCGCTGGACCAGCTTGAGCGGTACGCACCGGACGTGGCCGAGCCGCCCGACTTCGACGTGTTCTGGCGCTCCACAGTGGAGCTGGCAGAGACGAAGCCGATCCTCATCGACCTGAAGCCGTACCGCAACGAGCTGTCGCTTGTGGAGACGTGGGACCTCACGTTCGCGGGGTACGGCGGGGATCCCATCCGCGCCTGGTACACGCGACCGGCCGGTGTGGACGATCCGATACCGGCGGTCGTGGAGTACCTGGGGTACGGGCGCGGCCGCGGTCTCCCGCACGAGCGGCTCACCTGGTCGGTGGCGGGCTACGCGTACCTGCTCATGGACTCGCGCGGGCAGGGTGGGCAGTACGGCACCGGTGGCGACACCCCCGACCCGCACAACGGCGCGCTCGGTGGGCCGGGGCCGGTCACCCGCGGCATCCTCGACCCGCACGACTACTACTACCGGCGGCTCATCACCGACGCGGTCCGCGCCGTGGAGGCCGCCCGCGCGCTGCCCGGCGTCGACCCGGCGCGCGTTGCGGTCGCGGGCAACAGCCAGGGCGGCGGGCTCGCGCTCGCGGTGGCGGGGCTCGTGCCGGACCTGGCGGCCCTGATCACCACCGCCCCGTTCATGTGCCACATCCAGCGCGCGATCGACATCACCGACGCCACGCCGTACGGCGAGATCGTCGCGTTTCTGGCCGTGCACCGGGAGGCCGAGGAGGCGGCCCGGCGCACACTGTCCTACATGGACGGCGTGGCCTTCGCCCGCCGCGCCAACGCGCCCGCGCACTTCGGCGTGGGACTGCGGGACACGGTGTGCCCACCGAGCACCGTGTACGCGGCGTACAACCAGTACGGGGCGGAAGACCGCGCGCTCTACGCGTACCCCTTCAACCACCACGAGGGCGGCGAGGCGGTGCACGTACGCCGCCAGCTGCGGTGGCTGCGCTATCACCTGGAGTGACGATCACGTCGGGAGTATGGTCCCGATATGGCGGACACGCCGGCTCTCGCGGAGCCACCGGTCGAGCGGCTGAAAGGGCTGCTCTACTTCACCGACGGCTCGCTCGCCCTACGCCGGCCACTACCTGCACGAGGGCTCCCACCCGGTGCACACGCACAGCTTCGTGGAGATCGCGGTCGTCACTGGCGGCGACGGCGTGCACCACTCACTCGCCGGCCGTCGGCGCCTGCGCGTCGGCGACGTGATCCTGCTGCGGCCCGGCGTCTGGCACGGGTACGAGGAGTGCGCGCGGCTCGACGTGTACAACTGCTGATTCAGCACCGAGCTGCTGCACCGGGAGCTGGCCTGGACCCGCGAGGACCCGCTGCTGAGCTACCTGCTCTGGACCGGGCCGCACTCCATGCAGCGCCGCGGCATGCTCACCGCCAGCCTCGACGGCACCGCACTCACCGAATGCCTCGATCACCTCGACGCGCTGGACCGCCTACGTTTAGCCCCGGTCGCCATGCACCGCGGCGACATCATCGGCCGCCTTTCCCTCTTCCTGAGCAACCTGGGCCGCGCGGTGGCCGGCTCCCGCGAGGGCGGCGCCGAGCCGGCCGGCCCGACCCACCCGGCGGTGGTCGAGGCGATGCGCCTGCTGGAGGCGAGGCCCGCCCACCGCTGGACGCTGACCGAGCTCGCCGCCGACCTGCACCTGGCGCCCGGCTACCTGGTGCGCCTCTTCAAGTCGGCGACCGGCCTGCCGCCGATGGCCTACCTTTCGCAGCACCGCGTGGAGACGGCGGGCACGCTGCTCCTGCACACCGACCTGCCGATCACCCAGATCGGCCGCATGGTGGGCTGGCCCGACCAGAACTACTTCGCCCGCCGCTTCCGCGCCCACTACGGCCTCAACGCCACGACCTACCGCAAGCAGTTCACCCACACGACCGCCCGCCTCCGCACCTGGCTCGCCGACGGCACCGCCACCCCGAACTGACCAGCACACAACCCACCAGATGGGAGCTACCGCGATGCTCGCGGTGGTGCGGACCGTTGCTCCCGCGGCCTCACCCTCCGCAGGCGGCAAGCTCAGCCCGAGTGCGCGAGCCCGCCCGCCGTTCGGCACCATCGTCGCGGTCGGTGACTGTCGATCAGGTGCAGGCGGTGTGAGCTTCGAAATCTTGGTGAGTTAGCGCGCCATTTCGACGCTAGCTTGCCAAGATCTGCCGAGCGGGTTCCTGGGTTGAGCTGGGCGACCGCGGAGAGTGAGGCCGCGGGAGCAACGGTCCGGACCGCGACGGGCGTCGCGGTAGCCCGATTCTGTTGTGGGTTGAAGCTCTGCGGGCGGCGAGCCCAAGCCGTCTACGTGGGTGGGGGTTCGAGGTCGCAGCTCAGGCGGGACCAGTTGGCGGCGGCCACGGTGTTCGGGTGGTCCTCGCCGAGCAGGCGGCGGTAGATGTTCAGCATCGACTCCATCAGCGCGTTGCCGCCCTGGCGGTCGCCGTCGGCGCGGCGGCTGATCGCTAGGTTGCTCCCCGCGGCCAGCGTGTCGGGGTGTTCGGCGCCGAGCACCTGCCGGATGCGGGATAGGCCTGCTCGTCGCTGGCGCGTGCGCCGCTGAAGTCGCCGGACTGGAAGAGGTCGTCGCCGGAGTTGACCACCGCGGCCAGTGTGTACGGGTGCTCCGGGCCCACCGTCGCGGTGAAGCGGTCGACCACCTTCCGGGTCAGCTCGCGGGCCGCGGTGACGTCGCCGGCCTTGCGCATGAAGATGGCGAGGTTGTTGCCGTACGCCAGCGTGAACGCGTGGTCCTCGCCCATCGACGACCGGTACCACTCGTAGACGGGCGTGGCGCGGCGCCGGGCGCTCAGGTCCTGGCCGAG is part of the Phytohabitans houttuyneae genome and harbors:
- a CDS encoding acetylxylan esterase, whose translation is MALFDLPLDQLERYAPDVAEPPDFDVFWRSTVELAETKPILIDLKPYRNELSLVETWDLTFAGYGGDPIRAWYTRPAGVDDPIPAVVEYLGYGRGRGLPHERLTWSVAGYAYLLMDSRGQGGQYGTGGDTPDPHNGALGGPGPVTRGILDPHDYYYRRLITDAVRAVEAARALPGVDPARVAVAGNSQGGGLALAVAGLVPDLAALITTAPFMCHIQRAIDITDATPYGEIVAFLAVHREAEEAARRTLSYMDGVAFARRANAPAHFGVGLRDTVCPPSTVYAAYNQYGAEDRALYAYPFNHHEGGEAVHVRRQLRWLRYHLE
- a CDS encoding AraC family ligand binding domain-containing protein, with product MHTHSFVEIAVVTGGDGVHHSLAGRRRLRVGDVILLRPGVWHGYEECARLDVYNC
- a CDS encoding glycoside hydrolase family 3 N-terminal domain-containing protein, which gives rise to MAGQVPVGTDFAPADARWRDPKLPPAERADALLPLMTLEEKLAQLVGIWVGADADGGGVAPHQADMMDGAPWSEVIQHGLGQLTRPFGTAPVDPVLGARSLAVSQAEIVATNRFGIPAQVHEECLTGFATWRATAFPTPLCWGAAFDPELVEEMAGKIAHSMRAAGVHQGLAPVVDVTRDYRWGRTEETIGEDPYLVGTVGAAYVRGLERAGIVATLKHFAGYSASRGGRNHGPVAMGRRELADMILPPFEMALRLGGARSVMNSYAEIDGLPVAADEALLTGLLRDEWGFTGTVVSDYFAVRFLQTLHAVAGDAVQAAALALRAGIDVELPTVDAFGPALVEAVRAGAVDEALVDRAVRRVLAQKAELGLLDEDWQPLPDGVDELRFDDETSRDIALRLARQSIVLVRNDGGVLPIAPSARVALIGPVADDPLAVLGCYAFPTHVGVKHPDHEVGVEISTLREALGRLVPHLAYQPGCEITGDDTSGIAAAAAAAAESDVCVVAVGDRAGLFGRGTSGEGCDAVDLHLPGVQADLVRAVLATGTPVVLVLLSGRPYALGAEFDAAAGVVQAFFPGQLGGEALAEVLTGAVNPSGRLPVSILRDAGGVPTTYLAPPLGRRTQVSSVDTTPAYPFGHGLSYTSFEWYDAAGEPEWPVDGDATVRMTVRNTGERAGTEVVQLYLHHLVSQVTRPVVRLVGYTRVALEPGETARVTFTVPADVTAFTGVHGRRVVEPGDVELRFGRSAGDVAAALSLRLTGAEREIGHERRFQAQARVDRAAPVPRQAGQEGYGAREGTA
- a CDS encoding helix-turn-helix domain-containing protein; the encoded protein is MLTASLDGTALTECLDHLDALDRLRLAPVAMHRGDIIGRLSLFLSNLGRAVAGSREGGAEPAGPTHPAVVEAMRLLEARPAHRWTLTELAADLHLAPGYLVRLFKSATGLPPMAYLSQHRVETAGTLLLHTDLPITQIGRMVGWPDQNYFARRFRAHYGLNATTYRKQFTHTTARLRTWLADGTATPN
- a CDS encoding ABC transporter permease, with protein sequence MSTPKILDPPPTTMAEPPLPPVARKVRKGRRSWRRALRRDWQLYSLAILPLLFFVIFRYLPMLGNVIAFRRFRPGGGIFGEYWVGLRYVKMFLGDPTFWNVFTNTLVLGGLTLLVCFPLPIVLALLLNEVRTRYLKRFVQSVSYLPHFLSIVIVAGMLMQMLSVDGVVNQLVSALGGEPTAFLQKPEWFRTIYVSSELWQTVGWGTILYLAALTTIDQDLYEAARIDGANRWRQTWHVTLPGIRPTMVTLLILNIGTFMAVGFEKILLIYNPLTYETADVISTYVYRVGIVSGNLSYAAAIGLFESIIGLTLVLSANFISRRTVGTSLW
- a CDS encoding tetratricopeptide repeat protein, with translation MLGAEHPDTLAAGSNLAISRRADGDRQGGNALMESMLNIYRRLLGEDHPNTVAAANWSRLSCDLEPPPT
- a CDS encoding LacI family DNA-binding transcriptional regulator, producing MTVPPPVAKPGSATIATIADEVGVSVTTVSKVLNGRTDVAPETRARVEESLERHRYRRRASRQAATSQQIDLVFHEFDTAWAIEIIKGVEAVTAGAKVDIVLSQLGGAHSPSQQWLDTVYGRRPLGVLLVLCHLAPAQQRQLQRQRIPFVVVDTDSATSAMVPTVGSNNWNGGLLAARHLLELGHRRIAVISGPEDVLCSRARVAGFRSAHDEAGVQVDPELVRFGNFAAYSGNDHGLELLRRPDRPTAIFAGSDIQAMGVMRAARQLGLDVPRDLSVVGYDNLPMATWIGPALTTVNQPLRDMAGTATRMLLDLARGEELATSRIDLVTELIVRESTAPWRPGSGPASSSSGKAVVERTD
- a CDS encoding carbohydrate ABC transporter permease, whose translation is MTVDALKRPRRRKPGIRPSKGYRAFQVVNAIILTGVVVVTLYPFINIVARSMSDQTYIISGQVNLLPKGFNLEAYEHVTSDAMFWRNYRNTVFYTVVATGVALILTTTYAYVLSKKHIKGRTFLVSIAVFTMFFNGGLIPNYVLVTSLGLKNSVWAIALPNAISVFNLLVMKAFFESLPLDLEEAAAVDGLNTYGILLRIVLPLSKAIVATMVLFYAVSFWNSWFSAFLYMDRQELFPVTVYLRNLIAGSTGAEMAGAIAEADEAQVDATIKSVTIVLTTLPILTVYPFVQRYFVSGIMLGAVKG